The genomic window GCCCACGTCGATGCGTTCCCCGGCGCGGGACAGGCCCTCGATCTGGCGTGCGGTCGGGGACTCGGCTCGGTCTGGCTGGCCCGGCGCGGGTTGAACGTATGGGGCCTGGACGTCTCCGGGACGGCGATCGGCCAGGCCCGAGATCTGGCCCGGCGCAGCGGAATTGCGGGTCGCTGCCGCTTCAACGTCGCCGACCTCGACCAGGGCCTGCCAGCCGGGCCGCCCGTCGATGTCTTGCTATGCCACAAGTTTCGGGACCGCCGGCTCGACGACGCCCTGATCGAGCGTCTGGTGCCGGGCGGACTGCTGGCGATCGCCGCTCTGAGCGAAGTGGGCGCCGCGCCGGGCCCGTTCCGGGCGGTGGCCGGTGAGCTGGCCGCCGCCTTCGCCGAACTCGAGGTCATCGCCGCCGGCGAAGGCGACGGCCTCGCATGGCTGCTGGCGCGCCGCTGAGCGCCTACCTGCCGCTTCCCTGGGGACGGCTGGACCGGCGGCGATCCAGCCGCCGCGCGGGGTTCGCGGTGCGATGCGAGATCGCGGGCTCGGTCGAGGCCGAATTCGCCTTTCGCGGCGGCCGGCCGCCGCTTCGACGACGCTGCTGCCCGCTGGCCTTGGGGCGCTGCTGCTGCGAGCGCGGCGGGTTCTCGGCCGGTGCGGGAGCCTGGTAGGGCGCGATCTCGCCGACCAGCGCCTGCACGGCCTCCGACGTGGCGGTCACCTGCTGCGGAGCGACCTTGATGCCGGCCTTGCGCATCAATGCCTGAGTATCTTGGCGCTGCTCGGGCAGGACGACGGTGACGACGTCACCGGAACTGCCCGCCCGCGCCGTGCGCCCGGAGCGGTGCAGGTAGGACTTGTGCTCGGCGGGCGGGTCAATGTGCACGACGAGTTCGACCTCGTCGACGTGCACGCCGCGTGCGGCGATGTCGGTTGCCACCAGCACGCGGGCGCCGCCCGAGGCGAACATCGCGAGGTTGCGCTCGCGGGCGGGCTGAGAAAGGTTGCCGTGCAGGTCAACCGAAGGAACACCCGACTCGGTGAGCTGCTTGGCGAGCTTACGGGCTTGATGTTTGGTGCGCATGAACAGAATTCGGCGGCCGGTGCCGGAGGCGAGCCGGTGCACGAGCTCCTTCTTCGCCTCCGCATTGGCGACGTGGAACACGTGATGGGTCATCTCGGAGACCGGTGAGTTGGCCTCGTCGACCGAGTGCAGCACTTCGTCCCGGAGGAATCGCGTGACGAGCTTGTCGACGCCGTTGTCGAGGGTCGCCGAAAACAGGAGCCGCTGCCCACCATTCGGGGTTGCGGCCAGGATTCGGGTGACGCCGGGCAGGAAGCCGAGATCGGCCATGTGATCGGCTTCGTCGATGACGGTGATCTCCACCGCGTCGAGCGTGATCAGCCGCTGCTTCATCAGGTCCTCGAGCCGGCCGGGGCAGGCGACCACGATATCGACGCCGGATTTCAGCGCCGTCACCTGGCGGTGCTGCGACACGCCGCCAAAGATTGTGGTGATCCGCAGGCCGCAGGCCGCCGCCAACGGCTCCAGCGTGGCCGTGATCTGGGTCGCCAGCTCACGGGTTGGCGCAAGCACCAGACCCGACGGCCGGGACGGGCGCCGGTGTCCACCGGAAAGCCGGCTGATCAGCGGTATCGAGAAGGCGAGGGTCTTTCCGCTGCCTGTTTTCCCGCGGCCCAGCACGTCTCGCCCGGCGAGTGTGTCGGGGAGGGTCTTGACCTGAATCGGGAAGGGATGGGTGATGCCGCGCTCCGCGAGCGCGCCGACGATCGGTCTGCGCACGCCGAGATCGGCAAAGGTTTTATCGGTAGTCACTTTTCGGTGCCTTTCAGGCATCGTCAATGCCGGACGGCAGACAAGAACGTCGCAGTGATCGGCACAGGGTGGCGAGATTGCCGGTCGGCAAAATCGATCGCCGCGAGACAAGCTAGTGCGGGTGCACGAATCATCTGCACAGGGTGGTGGTTAAGCCCGAATTTCGGGGCGGCACCAGGTGGGATGAAGAAGCGTTCCACGACGTAGTTGACATATAGCTGTGAAGTCAACGTTCATGTAAGCATAGCGCACCCGATGCGCACCGACGAAAAAGATGGCCTGTGATGTGCGTCGCCGACGTTGATCAGGCTTCCAACAGAGCCCGCACCGCGGCCAAGCGCTCCGTGAGCGCTGCCCCGTCGATGACGCCGTGAGCGACCAGCGAGTGTGCCAACCCCACCAGCCGATTCTCCGGGTAGGGCAGCTCGCAGTACACGGTCGCCGACAACGTGTCCTCCGCAGCGCGCCGCCCGGCAGAGTCGAGTACATCTGGGCCACAGGCACTTTGGTCGAGCGCATCGCAGACCAGCTGATCCGCGGTCCAGCCGCCGGTGCGCCTCACTACAGCTCACTTCTCGCGTACCGATCGCGCAGCCTCAAAATGAACGATCGGGAGGGTAGTGTCCCGATGATGGAGCGGCGCGAGTTCGAAGCGGTCATCTATGAACGCGAACCGCCGATAGCGCGGATCATTCTCAACCGGGTCGAGAAGGCGAATACCAAGGACGCGGTGCTCGTCACCGAGGTCGACGACTGCCTGCACGAGGCCGACCGCGACAAGGAGATCAAGGTCGTCATCCTCAAGGCGAACGGCAAGGGCTTCTGCGGCGGGCACGTGGCCCGTTGGGGCCCGGACGAAAACCCTTATCCCGACTTCGGAAACACCTTCGAAGACCTCTACAAGGGCACCGCGGACCTGTTCTTGTGGCCGACGTTGTATCTGTGGGAGTTCCCCAAGCCGACGATCTCGCAGATCCACGGCTACTGCATGGGCGGCGGAATCTATCTCGGCTTGCTCACCGACTTCTGTGTGGCGTCTGAGGACGCGTATTTCCAGATGCCGCTTGCCCAAAGCCTCGGCGAGCCCGGCGGGCACACGATGATCGAGCCGTGGTTGCTGATGAATTGGCACCGCACGATGGACTGGCTGCTGCTGGCGCCGACGCTCTCGGCCCAGCAGGCGCTCGAGTGGGGGCTGCTGAACCGGGTGGTGCCACGCGACGATCTCGAGGACACCGTCGAGGAGATGGCACGCAAGATCGCGCAAATCCCGTTGACGACGCTGATGGCGGTGAAGAACAACGTCAAACGCGCCTGGGAATTGATGGGGATGCGGGTGCACCTGCAGGTCAGCCACATCCTGACCAACATGGTCGGTGCGGCATCCGACGTCCAGGCGCGCCGGGCCGAGCTGAAGCAATCCGGCATGAAGCCAAGGGAATTCGTCGACCGCGACGATCCCTAACGGGTCCGCTCGCCGGCGATCGTGCGGCCGGCGGCGTGCCGCGCCGCCACGTAGCCGAAGACCATCGTGTAGGCGATGCTGCCGCCCGCGCCCAGGTAATTGCGGCCCATCACCGTCGCCGTGATGTTGCCGGTCGCGTACAGCCCGTCGATTACGCAATCTTCGGCGTCGAGGACCTGCGCGTGCTCGTTGGTGATCACCCCGCCGCACGTCCCCACGTCGGCGGGTAACACCCGGGTGGCGTAGTACGGCCTCCGCTCGAGTGGCCCTAACGCCGCGTTGGGGCGGTAGCCCGGGTCGCCCAGGCAGTCGTTGTACGCCGACTGGCCGCGGCCGAAGTCGGGGTCGAGCCCCTTGACCGCAAACCCGTTGAACCGCTTCACCGTCTCCTCGAGCGCGTCGGCCGGGACGTCGATCTGCCGGGCGAGGTCGGCGATGGTCACACCGCGCAGCACCGCGCCCCGCTCGATCAGTTCCTCGGGCAGGCTGCGCTTCTTGAAGGGATTGGCGCCCGAGACGTAGCGGCGGATGTAGCCCTCGTCGAAGACCATCCAGCAGGGCACCGCTTTGTTGGCGTACATGGCCTTGCCGACCTCCACGTAGGAGTTCGACTCGTTGCAGAATCTCTTGCCGGCCCCGTCGACGTAGATGGCGCCGGGCCGCTGCCGCCCGCTGCCGAGGGCCCTCGCCGCGTCACCGCCGTCGGCGATGAAAATGGATGGCAGCCACCAGGCCTCGTCCAGCAGGTCGGTCTTTGCGCCCAGCCGCATCGCCGTCTGCAGCACCTCGCCGGTGTCGCCGGCGTTCGCGATCGACCAGCGCGCCTCGTTGGGCTGGTTGCCGCTGTAGCGGCGGCGCATGTCCGCGTTGCGGCTAAAGCCGCCGGCCGCGAGCAGCACGCCCTTGCGGGCCTGCACGTTGAGCGAAGTCCCGTTGCGGGTGATGCTGGCACCGACCACACGGCCGTCTTCGACGATCAGATCGGCCATCGCCGCGCCGGTCCAGATCGGCGGCTCGCCGCGCAGGTCGATCAGTACCTTCAGCATCTGGCCGATCAGCGAGGCGCCGTTGGTGAGCATCTCGCGGCGGCACAGTCGTGCCGCCCGGGTGCGCGCGAACACCCGTAGCGCCACAGCGAAGGCGCGCGGCGAGCGGTTGAAGTACTGCACCGAGCGCAACTCGTTCGTCTTCAGGACGAACCCCCCGTAACTCTTGGCCATGGACGGCTGGACCTTGTCGCGCCAGTCCCCGAGCGTCGCCGCGTCGTAGGGGACGCACTCGATGGCGCGACCGGACTCGTTGCCGCCCTTGTGGTTTGGGTAGTAGTCACTCCAGCCGGGGCACCGCACGAACCGGACGCCCTTGCGGGCCAGGAAGTTGACCATCTCGTAGCCCGCGTTCAGAAACGTCTCGCGGCGCGCCGGTGACGAGGCGGGCCCGATGTCGCCGACCACGTCGTCGAAGTACGCCAGGCCGTCCTCATGGGAGTCCGCGATACCCTCGGCGCGCATCAGCGGGTTGTTGGGCAGCCACACCATGCCACCGGACAGTCCGGTGGAACCGCCCACCAGAGGCTGCTTTTCGATCACCAGCGGCTCGATCCCGGAGTCGAGCGCCGCCAATGCCGCGGCCATGCCGCCTCCGCCGCTACCCGCGATGAGCAGGTCGACGGAGTGGTCCCACCGCGTGCTCATCGTGCTGCCCTACCGACGGGCGCGGTGAAGCCGAGATCCACCATCGGCACGTCGATCGTGGTGTTGGTCTTCTGGATGGCGGGCACCAGCGTGGCATAGGGCAGCCCGGCGAGGAAGCCGTCGATGACGCGCTCGAAGTTCGAGATCAGTCCCTCGATCCGGCTGGACAATCTCATGTATTCAAAACCCCTGGAGTGCAGTCCCTTTTGTTGTTTGGGCAGATTGGAGAAGTCCTGCGCGGGGATGGGTGGCCAGCGTGGGTCGTCGGGCGCCATGGGATGCGGAGGCGTCGGCTTGGGCGTGATCTGATCCGGTGGTATGCGGGTCAGCGACCAGATCTCGAAGAGCGTTTCCTCCGGCCCCAGCGGCCGGATCCGGTAGGACGAGGCGCTGCTGTACTGCGGCAGCACGAAGTAATGCGGGAAGCAGAAATTGATCGCCTCGGTGATGCCGCGCCGCGCCAATTCGTTGAGATCGGGGATGTCGCAGCCCCGGGCCCGATGCCAGTGCACGATGGCGTCGTTGAGGGTGCTGCGCCACAGCGCAATTGCTTCGGCCGGATCCGGCGGCAACTCCATGTCCTGCAGTCCCTCGGCGATGCGGACGTCGTTTTCGTGGGTCATGCCGGCCATCCCCTCGCCGAGAGTGCGCATGAAATACAGGTTGGTCTGCGCCAGGCCCGGCCGCTTGGCCGACGAGGCGGGCATGCTGGACGGCAGCAGCTGGGGGTGGGTCTGCGGCACGTGATAGCCCTCCATGAAGGCGGCCGTCGCCAGCTTCCAGTTCACCGGAAGCCGGCAGGACTGCCACCATTCGACCCGCAGCGATTCCACTTTCCAGGCGTCGTAGATCGATGCGAACGGCTCGAAGCAATCGCGCAACGGCGGCGCGTCGTCATCGAGGTTGATCCATGCGCACCCGCCCCACACCTCGCAGCGCACCGGGACGAGGCGAAGATCCTCCGGGCGCAGGTTGTGCTCGTCGAACTCTTCGGGCCTCAGCACAAACGTGTTGCGTCCGTCGATGGCCCAACACCAGCCATGGAAGGGGCACACGAACGTGCGCCGGTTCCCGTTGCCTTCCACCAGCTTTACCCCGCGGTGGCGGCAGGCGTTGTGATAGGCGCGCACGTTGTCGGCGTCCAGCCGGACCACGATGATGGAATCGTCGAGGATCTCGTATTCGACATAATCGCCCGGCTCGGGGATTTCCTCGAGGCGGCAGGCCATTTGCCACACCCGCGGCCAGAGCAATTCGGTCTCGAGCGCGTAGAACTCCGGGTCATAGTAGCGCTGTTTCGGAATCCGGTCGGCGGCCTGGACCGCCCACGGCACCGAAAGCGGAGTCCAGTTCACGTCACCGTTCTGGGTGGTCACCATGTCGGTTCCCTTGCTCATAGGAGTCGCGACGCCCGTCCCTGCCAGTAGCGGTCACGAATGCGCCTCTTGTACAGCTTTCCGTTCGGGTCCCGCGGCAACTCCGGGTCGAACTCGACGGTGCGGGGACACTTGTAGCCGGCCAGGTGCGCCCGGCAGTATTCGATGAGCTCGGCTTCCAGATCGGGTCCCGGTGCGGCGCCGGGAGCCGGCTGCACGACGGCCTTGACCTCCTCGCCGAACTCGTCGTTGGGTACGCCGAACACCGCGGCGTCAACGACTTTCGAGTGCATCACCAAAAGGTTCTCCGCCTCCTGGGGGTAGATGTTTACCCCGCCGGAGACGACCATGAAAGTCGAGCGGTCGGTCAGATACAGGTAGCCGTCCTCGTCGACGTAACCCATGTCGCCAAGGGATCGCCAGCCGCGGTCGTTGACGACCGATGCGGTCTTGGCCGGGTCCTTGAAGTACTCGAAGTCGGGGCCGCCCTCGAAGAAAAGCTCGCCCGACTGCCCGACGGGAAGCTCCTCGCCGCCGTCGCCCACCACGTGCACCTTGGCCATCGGCAACCCGACCGATCCGGGGTGGGCAAGCCACTCCTCGGGACCGATCGTTGTTCCCGCGAAGCCCTCTGTCCCACCATAATATTCGTGGATTATCGGGCCGAACCACTCCATCATGCGGTGCTTGACATCCACCGGACACGGTGCGGCCGCGTGGATCACACACTCCAGACTCGACACGTCGTACCGGCGGCGCACCGCCTCGGGCAGCTTGAGCATTCGCACGAACATCGTCGGCACGAACTGGGCGTGGGTGACCCGGTGGGTCTCGATCAACCCCAACACGGTCTCGGCGTCGAACCTGGGCATGATGATCGATGTCGCGCCGACCCGATTGACCGCCATCGTGTAGTTCACGCCGGCGGCGTGATACAGCGGCGCAGGGGACAGGTAGACGCTGTCCCGCCTCATCTTGTAACGGTGCGTCAGTGCCATCTCCAGCACCGCCTGCGCCCAGGATCCGTTGCCGTCGGAAGGCAGCGGCCGGCGGACGGCCTTGGGCCACCCGGTCGTACCCGAGGAGTAGAGCATCTCGGACCCGTCGGCCAGTGGGGGCGGGTCGCCCGCCGCCGCGAGGGCATCCTCGTAGCACCGACAGCCGGCCAGCTCGCCCCCGACCACCAGGTGGACGTCGACTCCGGCGTTGACCGCACCCACGTGCGCGGCGAGGTTGGCCCCCCAGGGCTCCGACGCGTCGACGAACACAGCTTTCGCCTCGCTGTCGCCGACGACGTAGGCGATCTCCTCGGGAGTGAAGTGAGTGTTGACAGCGGAGTAGTAGAGTCCGGAAAGCTGGCAGCCCCAGGTGATTTCGAAGAACTCCGGCCGGTTCGGCAAGACCAGCGCGACGCCGTCGCCGCGGCGCAGGCCGGCGCCGTGCAACACCGCCGCGACCCGCTGGCTGCGGGCGAACAGCTGACCGAACGAGATGGCGTCGCCGTCCGGCGATATCAGCGCCGCCGAGTCGGCG from Mycobacterium shigaense includes these protein-coding regions:
- a CDS encoding aromatic ring-hydroxylating oxygenase subunit alpha, which produces MSKGTDMVTTQNGDVNWTPLSVPWAVQAADRIPKQRYYDPEFYALETELLWPRVWQMACRLEEIPEPGDYVEYEILDDSIIVVRLDADNVRAYHNACRHRGVKLVEGNGNRRTFVCPFHGWCWAIDGRNTFVLRPEEFDEHNLRPEDLRLVPVRCEVWGGCAWINLDDDAPPLRDCFEPFASIYDAWKVESLRVEWWQSCRLPVNWKLATAAFMEGYHVPQTHPQLLPSSMPASSAKRPGLAQTNLYFMRTLGEGMAGMTHENDVRIAEGLQDMELPPDPAEAIALWRSTLNDAIVHWHRARGCDIPDLNELARRGITEAINFCFPHYFVLPQYSSASSYRIRPLGPEETLFEIWSLTRIPPDQITPKPTPPHPMAPDDPRWPPIPAQDFSNLPKQQKGLHSRGFEYMRLSSRIEGLISNFERVIDGFLAGLPYATLVPAIQKTNTTIDVPMVDLGFTAPVGRAAR
- a CDS encoding class I SAM-dependent methyltransferase; the encoded protein is MTDADRARWDERYAGEGPAPIGAIAPPDTFAAHVDAFPGAGQALDLACGRGLGSVWLARRGLNVWGLDVSGTAIGQARDLARRSGIAGRCRFNVADLDQGLPAGPPVDVLLCHKFRDRRLDDALIERLVPGGLLAIAALSEVGAAPGPFRAVAGELAAAFAELEVIAAGEGDGLAWLLARR
- a CDS encoding DEAD/DEAH box helicase, which encodes MTTDKTFADLGVRRPIVGALAERGITHPFPIQVKTLPDTLAGRDVLGRGKTGSGKTLAFSIPLISRLSGGHRRPSRPSGLVLAPTRELATQITATLEPLAAACGLRITTIFGGVSQHRQVTALKSGVDIVVACPGRLEDLMKQRLITLDAVEITVIDEADHMADLGFLPGVTRILAATPNGGQRLLFSATLDNGVDKLVTRFLRDEVLHSVDEANSPVSEMTHHVFHVANAEAKKELVHRLASGTGRRILFMRTKHQARKLAKQLTESGVPSVDLHGNLSQPARERNLAMFASGGARVLVATDIAARGVHVDEVELVVHIDPPAEHKSYLHRSGRTARAGSSGDVVTVVLPEQRQDTQALMRKAGIKVAPQQVTATSEAVQALVGEIAPYQAPAPAENPPRSQQQRPKASGQQRRRSGGRPPRKANSASTEPAISHRTANPARRLDRRRSSRPQGSGR
- a CDS encoding FAD-binding protein, which translates into the protein MSTRWDHSVDLLIAGSGGGGMAAALAALDSGIEPLVIEKQPLVGGSTGLSGGMVWLPNNPLMRAEGIADSHEDGLAYFDDVVGDIGPASSPARRETFLNAGYEMVNFLARKGVRFVRCPGWSDYYPNHKGGNESGRAIECVPYDAATLGDWRDKVQPSMAKSYGGFVLKTNELRSVQYFNRSPRAFAVALRVFARTRAARLCRREMLTNGASLIGQMLKVLIDLRGEPPIWTGAAMADLIVEDGRVVGASITRNGTSLNVQARKGVLLAAGGFSRNADMRRRYSGNQPNEARWSIANAGDTGEVLQTAMRLGAKTDLLDEAWWLPSIFIADGGDAARALGSGRQRPGAIYVDGAGKRFCNESNSYVEVGKAMYANKAVPCWMVFDEGYIRRYVSGANPFKKRSLPEELIERGAVLRGVTIADLARQIDVPADALEETVKRFNGFAVKGLDPDFGRGQSAYNDCLGDPGYRPNAALGPLERRPYYATRVLPADVGTCGGVITNEHAQVLDAEDCVIDGLYATGNITATVMGRNYLGAGGSIAYTMVFGYVAARHAAGRTIAGERTR
- a CDS encoding enoyl-CoA hydratase-related protein → MERREFEAVIYEREPPIARIILNRVEKANTKDAVLVTEVDDCLHEADRDKEIKVVILKANGKGFCGGHVARWGPDENPYPDFGNTFEDLYKGTADLFLWPTLYLWEFPKPTISQIHGYCMGGGIYLGLLTDFCVASEDAYFQMPLAQSLGEPGGHTMIEPWLLMNWHRTMDWLLLAPTLSAQQALEWGLLNRVVPRDDLEDTVEEMARKIAQIPLTTLMAVKNNVKRAWELMGMRVHLQVSHILTNMVGAASDVQARRAELKQSGMKPREFVDRDDP
- a CDS encoding acyl-CoA synthetase — protein: MNIADHAIVAADSAALISPDGDAISFGQLFARSQRVAAVLHGAGLRRGDGVALVLPNRPEFFEITWGCQLSGLYYSAVNTHFTPEEIAYVVGDSEAKAVFVDASEPWGANLAAHVGAVNAGVDVHLVVGGELAGCRCYEDALAAAGDPPPLADGSEMLYSSGTTGWPKAVRRPLPSDGNGSWAQAVLEMALTHRYKMRRDSVYLSPAPLYHAAGVNYTMAVNRVGATSIIMPRFDAETVLGLIETHRVTHAQFVPTMFVRMLKLPEAVRRRYDVSSLECVIHAAAPCPVDVKHRMMEWFGPIIHEYYGGTEGFAGTTIGPEEWLAHPGSVGLPMAKVHVVGDGGEELPVGQSGELFFEGGPDFEYFKDPAKTASVVNDRGWRSLGDMGYVDEDGYLYLTDRSTFMVVSGGVNIYPQEAENLLVMHSKVVDAAVFGVPNDEFGEEVKAVVQPAPGAAPGPDLEAELIEYCRAHLAGYKCPRTVEFDPELPRDPNGKLYKRRIRDRYWQGRASRLL